Proteins from a genomic interval of Piscinibacter sp. HJYY11:
- the leuS gene encoding leucine--tRNA ligase, with protein sequence MNPDFKPTEIERAAQAAWKAADAYRVTEDASKQKFYACSMLPYPSGKLHMGHVRNYTINDMLTRQLRMKGMNVLMPMGWDAFGLPAENAAIKNKVPPAKWTYDNIAYMKGQMQAMGLAIDWSREVATCSPDYYRWNQWLFLKMLKAGIAERRTQVVNWDPVDQTVLANEQVIDGKGWRSGAPVEKREIPGYYLNITKYAEELLEHVTHKLPGWPERVKLMQENWIGKSEGVRFAFTHSIAGPDGKLIQDGKLYVFTTRADTIMGVTFAAVAPEHPLAAHAARANPAVAAFIEECKTGGTTEAELATQEKKGVPTGLHVSHPITGEAVPVWVGNYVLMSYGDGAVMGVPAHDERDFAFAKKYGIDILEVVHVDGEHYSYDHWQDWYADKQRGVTINSDNFSGLKYQDAVNAVAKALAAKGLGEKKTTWRLRDWGISRQRYWGTPIPIIHCDEHGPVPVPERDLPVVLPEDVVPDGSGNPLNKNEAFLACKCPVCGKPARRETDTMDTFVDSSWYFMRYCDAKNDKAMVGAGTQYWMPMDQYIGGIEHAILHLLYARFWTKVMRDLGLVKVDEPFTKLLTQGMVLNEAFSRTDGGKEYFWAHELDIVRDEHAHVLSATLKADGKPVTYEGWTTMSKSKNNGVDPQDLIERYGADTARLFVMFASPPEQTLEWNDAGVDGAHRFLRRVWNYAAKNAEALRATGDTTGGDGAEAKALRREVHTVLKQITYDYERMQYNTVVSGAMKLLNALEGFKVGAPAVIREAFGILLRALYPACPHITWQLWQDLGYATVHGDLLDAPWPQVDEGALVQDEIELMLQVNGKLRGAIKVPATADKAAIEAAALASPDFIKFAEGKAPKKIIIVPGRLVNVVVG encoded by the coding sequence ATGAACCCCGACTTCAAGCCCACCGAGATCGAGCGTGCCGCCCAGGCCGCCTGGAAAGCCGCCGATGCCTACCGCGTGACCGAAGACGCGAGCAAGCAGAAGTTCTACGCCTGCTCGATGCTGCCCTACCCGAGCGGCAAGCTGCACATGGGCCATGTGCGCAACTACACCATCAACGACATGCTCACGCGCCAGTTGCGCATGAAGGGCATGAACGTGCTGATGCCCATGGGCTGGGACGCCTTCGGCCTGCCGGCCGAAAACGCCGCCATCAAGAACAAGGTGCCGCCGGCCAAGTGGACCTACGACAACATCGCCTACATGAAGGGCCAGATGCAGGCGATGGGCCTGGCCATCGACTGGAGCCGCGAGGTCGCGACCTGCTCGCCCGACTACTACCGCTGGAACCAGTGGCTGTTCCTCAAGATGCTGAAGGCCGGCATCGCCGAGCGCCGCACGCAGGTGGTGAACTGGGACCCGGTCGACCAGACCGTGCTCGCCAACGAGCAGGTGATCGATGGCAAGGGCTGGCGCTCCGGCGCGCCGGTCGAGAAGCGCGAGATCCCCGGCTACTACCTCAACATCACCAAGTACGCCGAGGAGTTGCTGGAGCATGTGACGCACAAGCTCCCGGGCTGGCCCGAGCGCGTGAAGCTGATGCAGGAGAACTGGATCGGCAAGAGCGAAGGTGTGCGCTTCGCCTTCACGCACAGCATTGCCGGCCCTGACGGCAAGCTGATCCAGGACGGCAAGCTCTACGTCTTCACCACGCGTGCCGACACCATCATGGGCGTGACCTTCGCTGCCGTGGCGCCCGAGCACCCGCTGGCCGCGCACGCGGCCCGTGCCAACCCGGCGGTCGCCGCCTTCATCGAAGAGTGCAAGACCGGCGGCACGACCGAAGCCGAGCTCGCGACGCAAGAGAAGAAGGGCGTGCCCACCGGCTTGCATGTCTCGCACCCGATCACTGGCGAAGCGGTGCCGGTGTGGGTCGGCAACTACGTGCTGATGAGCTACGGCGACGGCGCGGTGATGGGCGTGCCGGCGCACGACGAGCGCGACTTCGCCTTCGCCAAGAAGTACGGCATCGATATCCTCGAAGTCGTGCACGTGGACGGCGAGCACTACAGCTACGACCACTGGCAGGACTGGTACGCCGACAAGCAGCGCGGCGTGACCATCAACTCCGACAACTTCAGCGGCCTCAAGTACCAGGATGCGGTCAATGCCGTGGCCAAGGCGCTGGCCGCCAAGGGCCTGGGCGAGAAGAAGACCACCTGGCGCCTGCGCGACTGGGGCATCAGCCGCCAGCGCTACTGGGGCACCCCCATCCCCATCATCCACTGCGACGAGCACGGCCCGGTGCCGGTGCCCGAGCGCGACCTGCCGGTCGTGCTGCCCGAAGACGTGGTGCCCGACGGCAGCGGCAACCCGCTGAACAAGAACGAAGCCTTCCTGGCCTGCAAGTGCCCGGTCTGCGGCAAGCCTGCACGCCGCGAGACCGACACGATGGACACCTTCGTCGACAGCTCGTGGTACTTCATGCGCTACTGCGACGCGAAGAACGACAAGGCGATGGTCGGCGCCGGCACGCAGTACTGGATGCCGATGGACCAGTACATCGGCGGCATCGAGCACGCGATCCTGCACCTGCTGTACGCCCGCTTCTGGACCAAGGTCATGCGCGACCTGGGCCTGGTGAAGGTCGACGAGCCCTTCACCAAGCTGCTGACCCAAGGCATGGTGCTCAACGAAGCCTTCTCGCGCACCGACGGCGGCAAAGAGTACTTCTGGGCCCACGAGCTCGACATCGTGCGCGACGAACACGCGCACGTGCTCTCGGCCACGCTCAAGGCCGACGGCAAGCCGGTGACCTACGAGGGCTGGACGACCATGTCCAAGTCCAAGAACAACGGCGTCGACCCGCAGGACCTGATCGAGCGCTACGGCGCCGACACCGCGCGCCTCTTCGTGATGTTCGCCTCGCCGCCGGAGCAGACGCTGGAGTGGAACGACGCCGGCGTCGACGGCGCGCACCGCTTCCTGCGCCGTGTGTGGAACTACGCCGCGAAGAACGCCGAGGCCCTGCGCGCCACCGGCGACACGACCGGCGGCGACGGTGCCGAGGCGAAGGCGCTGCGCCGCGAGGTGCACACGGTGCTCAAGCAGATCACCTACGACTACGAGCGCATGCAGTACAACACCGTGGTCTCCGGTGCGATGAAGCTGCTCAACGCGCTCGAAGGCTTCAAGGTCGGTGCACCCGCGGTGATCCGAGAGGCCTTCGGCATCCTGCTGCGTGCGCTGTACCCGGCCTGCCCGCACATCACCTGGCAGCTGTGGCAGGACCTCGGCTACGCCACCGTGCACGGCGACCTGCTCGATGCACCCTGGCCGCAGGTCGACGAAGGTGCCTTGGTGCAGGACGAGATCGAGCTGATGCTGCAGGTCAACGGCAAGCTGCGTGGCGCCATCAAGGTGCCGGCGACGGCCGACAAGGCGGCGATCGAAGCGGCGGCGCTGGCGAGCCCGGACTTCATCAAGTTCGCAGAAGGCAAGGCGCCGAAGAAGATCATCATCGTGCCGGGCCGCCTGGTGAACGTGGTGGTGGGGTGA
- the lptE gene encoding LPS assembly lipoprotein LptE, with product MINPRRSFVLGLAALSAGCGFQLRRAPELRFKTIYLSGFKPHSPLAEELRRQIASTTTTRVVEVPAQAEVVFDGQTDKRGKGVVVTTAAGEVREIQLRLHLQFRLHTLAGKELIPSTAIALTRDMTYNERDALGKEQEEEMLYRAMQSDIANQVLRRLAAVRSL from the coding sequence GTGATCAATCCCCGACGTTCGTTCGTCCTCGGGCTGGCGGCCCTGTCCGCCGGCTGCGGCTTCCAGCTGCGCCGCGCACCCGAGCTGCGCTTCAAGACCATCTACCTCTCCGGTTTCAAGCCGCACTCGCCGCTGGCCGAAGAGCTGCGCCGCCAGATCGCGTCGACCACCACCACCCGCGTGGTCGAGGTGCCGGCGCAGGCCGAGGTCGTCTTCGACGGCCAGACCGACAAGCGCGGCAAGGGCGTGGTGGTCACGACGGCGGCAGGCGAGGTGCGCGAGATCCAGCTGCGCCTGCATCTGCAGTTCCGCCTGCACACGCTCGCCGGCAAGGAGCTGATCCCGTCGACCGCGATCGCGCTGACGCGCGACATGACCTACAACGAGCGCGATGCCTTGGGCAAGGAGCAGGAAGAAGAGATGCTCTACCGCGCGATGCAGAGCGACATCGCGAACCAGGTGTTGCGCCGGTTGGCAGCCGTGCGTTCGTTGTAG
- the holA gene encoding DNA polymerase III subunit delta — protein sequence MQVRADQLAPHLAKGLRPLYVVYGDEPLLAQEATDAIRAAARAAGHTERQVHTVAGAHFDWSGLLGASQAMSLFADKQLIEIRIPSGKPGKDGSEALQRYCETLSDDVVTIVTLPKLDRTQQSSAWFTALDGAGVTVPVFAIERKALPAWIAQRLAAQGQRVQGGEAGQQALAFFSDRVEGNLLAAHQEIQKLALLYPAGELSFEQIEAAVLNVARYDVFKLGEAVLAGQATRALRMLDGLQAEGEAAVLVHWTLANDILSLKRVRDAMNHGKPLPMALREARVWGAKERLFERAVPLLTDNALAQLVEAAQICDGLAKGLKHPDWPLDAWEGLKRLVLMLVQWTAGGGPRKSVRLALTA from the coding sequence ATGCAGGTACGCGCCGACCAGCTCGCCCCCCATCTCGCCAAAGGGCTGCGCCCGCTCTACGTCGTCTACGGCGACGAGCCGCTGCTGGCACAGGAGGCGACCGACGCCATCCGCGCCGCGGCGCGCGCCGCCGGCCACACCGAGCGCCAGGTGCACACCGTCGCCGGCGCGCATTTCGACTGGAGCGGCCTGCTGGGCGCCTCGCAGGCGATGAGCCTGTTTGCCGACAAGCAGCTGATCGAGATCCGCATTCCGTCCGGCAAGCCCGGCAAGGACGGCTCCGAGGCCCTGCAGCGCTACTGCGAGACGCTGAGCGACGACGTGGTCACCATCGTCACCTTGCCCAAGCTCGACCGCACGCAGCAGAGCAGCGCCTGGTTCACCGCGCTCGACGGCGCGGGCGTGACGGTGCCGGTGTTCGCGATCGAGCGCAAGGCCTTGCCGGCGTGGATCGCGCAGCGCCTGGCCGCGCAGGGCCAGCGGGTGCAGGGCGGTGAGGCGGGGCAGCAGGCGCTGGCCTTTTTCTCCGACCGCGTGGAAGGCAACCTGCTCGCGGCCCACCAGGAAATTCAGAAGCTTGCGCTGCTCTACCCCGCGGGTGAACTGAGTTTCGAGCAGATCGAAGCGGCGGTGCTCAACGTGGCGCGCTACGACGTCTTCAAGCTCGGCGAGGCGGTGCTCGCCGGCCAGGCCACGCGTGCGCTGCGCATGCTCGACGGCCTGCAGGCCGAAGGCGAGGCCGCGGTGCTCGTGCACTGGACGCTCGCCAACGACATCCTCTCGCTCAAGCGTGTGCGTGATGCGATGAACCATGGCAAGCCCTTGCCGATGGCGCTGCGCGAGGCGCGGGTGTGGGGCGCAAAGGAGCGCCTCTTCGAGCGCGCCGTGCCGCTGCTCACCGACAACGCGCTCGCCCAGCTGGTCGAAGCCGCGCAGATCTGCGACGGTCTTGCCAAGGGCCTCAAGCACCCCGACTGGCCGCTCGACGCCTGGGAAGGCTTGAAGCGGCTGGTGCTGATGCTCGTGCAGTGGACGGCGGGCGGGGGCCCGCGCAAGAGCGTTCGGCTGGCGCTCACCGCCTGA
- a CDS encoding glyoxylate/hydroxypyruvate reductase A, which translates to MSLLLATDFAPDALAAWAEQLRAALPGVPVLTERHPATDGDITMAIVANPPAGALKDLPRLGFIQSMWAGVDKLLRDDSLPSDVPLARMVDPAMSAAMAETALWATLSLHRDYFRYAEQQRAGVWQQLPQRRADQVHVAVLGLGEMGRAVALRLAGNGYFVSGWSRRQRIMVGVDTCHGDHALADLLRVADVVINLLPLTVRTHSLFDERRFSQMKRGAGFVNLARGQHVVEAALLAALDNGRIGRAVLDVFHTEPLPPNHRFWVHPQVTLLPHAAALTDLSSATGIAVANLNAFREGRPLSHLVDRTKGY; encoded by the coding sequence ATGAGCCTGCTGCTCGCCACCGACTTCGCGCCCGACGCCCTCGCCGCCTGGGCCGAGCAGTTGCGAGCAGCCTTGCCCGGCGTGCCGGTGCTCACCGAGCGCCACCCGGCCACCGATGGCGACATCACCATGGCCATCGTCGCCAACCCGCCCGCCGGTGCACTCAAGGACCTGCCGCGCCTGGGCTTCATCCAGTCGATGTGGGCCGGCGTCGACAAGCTGCTGCGCGACGACAGCCTGCCGAGCGACGTGCCCCTCGCGCGCATGGTCGACCCGGCGATGAGCGCCGCGATGGCCGAGACGGCGCTGTGGGCCACCTTGAGCCTGCACCGCGACTACTTCCGCTACGCCGAGCAGCAGCGCGCCGGTGTGTGGCAACAGCTGCCGCAGCGCCGTGCCGATCAGGTGCACGTGGCCGTGCTCGGCCTCGGCGAGATGGGCCGCGCGGTTGCGTTGCGACTGGCCGGCAATGGCTACTTCGTGAGCGGCTGGAGCCGCCGCCAGCGCATCATGGTCGGCGTGGACACCTGCCATGGCGACCACGCCCTGGCCGACCTGCTGCGCGTGGCTGACGTGGTGATCAACCTCTTGCCGCTCACCGTGCGCACGCATTCGCTCTTCGACGAGCGCCGTTTCTCGCAGATGAAGCGCGGCGCCGGCTTCGTGAACCTGGCGCGCGGCCAGCACGTGGTGGAAGCGGCGCTGCTGGCCGCACTCGACAACGGCCGCATCGGGCGCGCGGTGCTCGATGTCTTCCACACCGAGCCGCTGCCGCCGAACCACCGCTTCTGGGTGCACCCGCAGGTGACGCTGCTGCCGCATGCGGCGGCGCTGACCGACCTCAGCAGTGCGACCGGCATCGCGGTCGCCAACCTCAACGCCTTCCGCGAAGGGCGACCGTTGTCACACCTGGTCGACCGGACGAAAGGCTATTGA
- a CDS encoding CinA family protein, whose product MSHALSRWDDAVATLAQALRAKGWHLATAESCTGGLIAAACTAIAGSSDWFERGFVTYSNEAKTELIGVPPALIAQHGAVSAEVAQAMAEGALRAARVELAVAVTGIAGPGGATPGKPVGTVWLAVAQHGATTQPVLLQLDGSRSDVREQTVDAALAALLARAR is encoded by the coding sequence GTGAGCCACGCCCTCTCCCGCTGGGATGACGCCGTCGCCACGCTCGCGCAGGCGCTGCGCGCGAAGGGCTGGCACCTCGCGACGGCCGAGTCGTGCACCGGTGGGCTGATCGCCGCCGCCTGCACCGCGATCGCCGGCTCCAGCGACTGGTTCGAGCGTGGCTTCGTCACCTACTCCAACGAGGCCAAGACCGAGCTGATCGGCGTGCCGCCTGCGCTCATCGCGCAGCATGGCGCCGTGAGCGCCGAGGTGGCGCAGGCGATGGCCGAGGGTGCGTTGCGCGCGGCGCGTGTCGAGCTCGCCGTGGCCGTCACCGGCATCGCCGGCCCGGGCGGTGCGACGCCCGGCAAGCCCGTCGGCACGGTGTGGCTGGCCGTGGCGCAGCATGGCGCCACGACACAGCCCGTGCTGCTGCAACTCGACGGCTCGCGCAGCGACGTCCGCGAGCAGACCGTCGACGCCGCGCTGGCGGCCCTGCTCGCCCGCGCGCGATGA
- a CDS encoding phosphatidylglycerophosphatase A has product MSTADPATPAPLNPPLRPAPVKPTARFLLRHPAHVIALGFGSGLSPIAPGTVGTLWAWLAFLVMQPHLSDLHWALLLAFGTLVGWWASTVTARHLHTADPSAIVWDEVIAFWAVLWLVTPAGWWAQFIAFALFRFFDAVKPGPVAWADGLFKGKRGAPIGWGQGFGILFDDLVAALCTLLVIALWRWV; this is encoded by the coding sequence ATGAGCACGGCCGACCCCGCCACGCCCGCGCCGCTGAACCCGCCGCTGCGCCCGGCACCCGTCAAGCCCACCGCGCGCTTCCTGCTGCGCCACCCGGCGCACGTGATCGCCCTCGGCTTCGGCAGCGGCCTCTCGCCCATCGCCCCCGGCACCGTGGGCACGCTGTGGGCATGGCTCGCCTTCCTGGTCATGCAGCCGCACCTGAGCGACCTGCACTGGGCGCTGCTGCTCGCCTTCGGCACGCTCGTCGGCTGGTGGGCGAGCACGGTGACCGCGCGCCACCTCCACACGGCCGACCCGAGTGCCATCGTGTGGGACGAGGTCATCGCCTTCTGGGCCGTGCTGTGGCTGGTGACCCCCGCCGGCTGGTGGGCGCAGTTCATCGCCTTCGCCCTCTTCCGCTTCTTCGATGCGGTCAAGCCCGGCCCGGTGGCCTGGGCCGACGGCCTCTTCAAGGGCAAGCGCGGCGCGCCCATCGGCTGGGGCCAGGGCTTCGGCATCCTGTTCGACGACCTCGTGGCGGCGCTGTGCACGCTGCTCGTGATCGCGCTGTGGAGGTGGGTGTGA
- the thiL gene encoding thiamine-phosphate kinase: MPTTSTPLGEFDLIGKYFTRPVQRVALGVGDDCALLQPAPGMQLAVSSDMLVEGRHFLSTVAPERLGHKALAVNLSDLAACGARPLAFTLALSMPRVDDRFLEGFSRGLLTLADAHGCELAGGDTTQGALTLCITVFGEVPPGQALLRSGARAGDDLYVSGQVGDARLALEAFRGTVALGGDHFEQVRVAMEQPQPRVALGLALRGIASSAIDVSDGLLGDLGHILQRSQVGACVEVDLLPRSDVLAAQPLALQRECTLAGGDDYELVFTAPASKADAVHAAAKRAATRVTRIGRIDDSGRLTLADARGQAVPHHFGSFDHFKS, encoded by the coding sequence GTGCCCACGACCTCCACGCCCCTCGGCGAGTTCGACCTCATCGGCAAGTACTTCACGCGGCCGGTGCAGCGGGTGGCGCTCGGCGTGGGCGACGACTGTGCACTGCTCCAGCCCGCGCCCGGCATGCAGCTGGCGGTGAGCAGCGACATGCTGGTCGAAGGCCGGCATTTCCTGTCGACCGTCGCGCCTGAGCGTCTCGGCCACAAGGCCCTGGCGGTGAACCTCAGCGACCTTGCGGCGTGTGGTGCCAGGCCGCTGGCGTTCACGCTGGCCTTGTCGATGCCGCGCGTCGACGACCGGTTCCTCGAAGGCTTCTCGCGCGGCCTGCTGACCCTGGCCGATGCGCATGGCTGCGAGCTCGCGGGCGGTGACACGACACAAGGTGCGCTCACCCTCTGCATCACCGTCTTCGGCGAAGTGCCGCCCGGCCAGGCCCTGCTGCGCAGCGGCGCACGCGCCGGCGACGACCTCTACGTGAGCGGCCAGGTGGGCGACGCGCGCCTCGCGCTCGAAGCCTTTCGCGGCACGGTGGCCCTCGGTGGCGATCACTTCGAGCAGGTGCGTGTGGCGATGGAGCAGCCGCAGCCGCGCGTGGCCCTCGGGCTTGCGTTGCGCGGCATCGCGAGCAGCGCGATCGATGTGTCCGACGGCCTGCTCGGGGACCTCGGCCACATCCTCCAGCGCTCGCAGGTCGGCGCGTGTGTCGAGGTCGACCTCCTGCCGCGCAGCGACGTGCTGGCCGCCCAACCGCTCGCACTGCAGCGCGAGTGCACGCTCGCCGGCGGCGACGACTACGAGCTCGTGTTCACCGCCCCTGCGTCAAAGGCCGACGCCGTGCACGCGGCCGCGAAGCGGGCCGCGACGAGGGTGACCCGCATCGGCCGCATCGACGACAGCGGCCGGCTCACGCTCGCCGATGCCCGCGGTCAGGCGGTGCCCCACCATTTCGGCTCCTTCGACCACTTCAAGTCATGA
- a CDS encoding response regulator transcription factor yields MDVNPTPQLGLPMVYLVDDEDVVRDALAWLLRTRRLLSEGFASAEAFEAMLHSRIGPPGAGAGGTAHWPVAPSCLLLDVRMPGTSGLVLFERLIERGLLSLMPVIFLTGHGDVPTAVAAVKRGAFDFVEKPFSDNALVDRVEQALQASTEALLRRRDETSVRKRLGELTDRERDVMHLVIDGLANKLIADQLNISVRTVEVHRARVFEKMDVKSAVELANLLRALPSDGGR; encoded by the coding sequence ATGGACGTGAACCCCACCCCGCAGCTCGGCCTGCCGATGGTCTACCTGGTGGACGACGAAGACGTCGTGCGCGATGCCCTCGCCTGGCTCCTGCGCACACGGCGCCTGCTGTCGGAAGGCTTCGCCAGCGCCGAAGCCTTCGAGGCGATGCTGCACTCGCGCATCGGCCCACCGGGCGCGGGGGCGGGTGGCACCGCCCACTGGCCAGTCGCGCCCAGCTGCCTGCTGCTCGACGTGCGCATGCCCGGCACCAGCGGCCTGGTGCTCTTCGAGCGGCTGATCGAGCGGGGGCTGCTCTCGCTGATGCCGGTGATCTTCCTCACCGGCCACGGCGACGTGCCGACCGCGGTGGCCGCCGTCAAGCGCGGTGCCTTCGACTTCGTCGAGAAGCCCTTCTCCGACAACGCCCTGGTCGACCGTGTCGAGCAGGCGCTGCAGGCCAGCACCGAAGCCCTGCTGAGGCGGCGCGACGAAACCAGCGTGCGCAAGCGCCTGGGTGAACTCACCGACCGCGAGCGCGACGTGATGCACCTCGTGATCGACGGCCTGGCCAACAAGCTGATCGCCGACCAGCTCAACATCAGCGTGCGCACGGTGGAAGTGCACCGCGCCCGCGTGTTCGAGAAGATGGACGTCAAATCGGCGGTCGAGCTGGCCAACCTGCTGCGCGCACTGCCGTCAGACGGCGGCCGATAA
- a CDS encoding nitrogen regulation protein NR(II): MYNSTLSPPSVPARPRRWRRALLWGALVGLLLVAQSLLVWLTLDYENNRAQEQVDAAAASAIGDLRHALSGDLQDLQALTWNNPPILQWRADAGELLRARRELLRVERRDTSFRVESAVNSPYQTAIFTQIPRDRMDFEAQLACANAQRQAGPSYSRSYFVPLPGGMGLEVVDVCLPAQAAGEITGYLVGTFSLTQLLHDVVAADVTRNHELSFVEGDGTRLARAGLPRGTGVFRSDRVLDLPGLTLQLRVDSGKGRARLIPNLTIALVLSLTLALGAVVVLLARDVRRRAEAEAALAEALAVRKAMEDSLITGLRARDLQGRITYVNPAFCNMVGFSAQELVGQALPPYWPPEHVQEYTARQQVRLTGATPPPAEGYETVFMRKNGERFAVMIFEAPLVDGQGHHTGWMSTALDVSGQRRVEEISRQQQERLQATARLATVGEMASLLSHELNQPLAAIASYATGSLNLMNDTAQADSAEARAETQSLLRQAAQRIAEQAERAGRVIKSVHDFVRRREQAREVVRVDDLIESVLPLVRLQARKSGARIELDLPTPLPHVECDRTMLEQVLLNLSRNGIQAMETTTPLPKRELLIRVRQTHDRWVTFSVIDHGRGVAPDVAQRLFTPFFTTRAEGMGLGLSLCRTVIEQHGGVLDFQNLPAPAASPNRAGGAEFRFTLPAAPMGQVAKKASTAESAS; encoded by the coding sequence ATGTACAACTCCACTCTCAGCCCTCCCTCCGTGCCGGCCCGCCCACGGCGCTGGCGCCGGGCGCTGCTGTGGGGCGCGCTGGTGGGGCTGCTGCTGGTCGCGCAGTCGCTGCTGGTGTGGCTGACACTCGACTACGAGAACAACCGTGCGCAGGAGCAGGTCGACGCAGCCGCCGCCAGCGCCATCGGTGACCTGCGCCACGCCCTCAGCGGCGACCTGCAGGACCTGCAGGCCCTGACCTGGAACAACCCGCCCATCCTCCAGTGGCGGGCCGATGCCGGCGAGCTGTTGCGTGCACGCCGCGAGCTGCTGCGCGTGGAGCGCCGCGACACCTCCTTTCGCGTGGAATCGGCCGTCAACTCGCCTTACCAGACGGCTATCTTCACGCAGATCCCGCGCGACCGCATGGACTTCGAGGCGCAGCTCGCCTGCGCCAACGCACAGCGCCAGGCCGGCCCGTCGTATTCGCGCAGCTACTTCGTGCCGCTGCCCGGCGGCATGGGGCTGGAGGTGGTCGACGTGTGCCTGCCCGCTCAGGCCGCCGGCGAAATCACCGGCTACCTCGTCGGCACCTTCTCGCTCACGCAGCTGCTCCACGACGTGGTGGCGGCCGACGTGACGCGCAACCACGAGCTCTCGTTCGTCGAAGGCGACGGCACCCGGCTTGCACGTGCCGGCCTGCCGCGCGGCACCGGCGTCTTCCGCAGCGACCGTGTGCTCGACCTGCCCGGCCTCACGCTGCAGCTGCGGGTCGACAGCGGCAAGGGCCGCGCCCGCCTCATCCCCAACCTCACCATCGCCCTCGTGCTGAGCCTCACGCTCGCCCTCGGCGCCGTGGTGGTGCTGCTCGCGCGCGACGTGCGCCGCCGCGCCGAAGCCGAGGCGGCCCTGGCCGAGGCACTCGCCGTGCGCAAGGCGATGGAAGACTCGCTCATCACCGGCCTGCGCGCGCGCGACCTGCAGGGCCGCATCACCTACGTCAACCCGGCCTTCTGCAACATGGTCGGCTTCAGTGCGCAGGAACTGGTGGGCCAGGCACTGCCGCCCTACTGGCCGCCCGAGCATGTGCAGGAGTACACCGCGCGGCAGCAGGTGCGCCTGACGGGCGCCACACCGCCGCCGGCCGAAGGCTACGAGACGGTCTTCATGCGCAAGAACGGCGAGCGCTTCGCGGTGATGATCTTCGAGGCCCCACTGGTCGATGGCCAGGGCCACCACACCGGCTGGATGAGCACCGCGCTCGACGTGAGCGGCCAGCGCCGCGTGGAAGAGATCTCTCGCCAGCAGCAGGAGCGCCTGCAGGCCACCGCGCGGCTGGCCACCGTCGGCGAGATGGCCTCGCTGCTGAGCCACGAACTCAACCAGCCGCTGGCCGCCATCGCGAGCTATGCCACCGGCTCGCTCAACCTGATGAACGACACAGCTCAGGCCGACAGCGCCGAAGCGCGAGCCGAAACGCAGTCGCTGCTGCGCCAGGCCGCGCAGCGCATCGCCGAGCAGGCCGAGCGGGCCGGCCGCGTGATCAAGAGCGTGCACGACTTCGTGCGCCGCCGCGAGCAGGCGCGGGAGGTGGTCCGCGTCGACGACCTGATCGAGTCGGTGCTGCCGCTGGTTCGCCTGCAGGCCCGCAAGAGCGGCGCGCGCATCGAGCTCGACCTGCCCACGCCGCTGCCGCACGTGGAGTGCGACCGGACCATGCTCGAGCAGGTGCTGCTCAACCTGAGCCGCAACGGCATCCAGGCGATGGAGACGACCACGCCGCTGCCCAAGCGCGAGCTCCTGATCCGCGTGCGGCAGACGCATGACCGCTGGGTCACCTTCAGCGTCATCGACCATGGCCGCGGCGTCGCACCCGATGTGGCGCAGCGCCTCTTCACGCCCTTTTTCACCACCCGCGCCGAAGGCATGGGCCTGGGCTTGAGCCTGTGCCGCACGGTGATCGAGCAGCACGGCGGCGTGCTCGACTTCCAGAACCTGCCAGCGCCGGCCGCCAGCCCCAACCGTGCAGGAGGCGCAGAATTCCGGTTCACCCTGCCTGCTGCGCCCATGGGCCAAGTGGCCAAGAAAGCCAGCACGGCGGAGTCTGCCTCCTGA